The sequence below is a genomic window from Salvelinus sp. IW2-2015 linkage group LG10, ASM291031v2, whole genome shotgun sequence.
CATGCCTACTTAGCTTGGTCACACAAAAAACTGTTGAGCTACAGTCTATCCCACAGGAAGCATTTGTTTCCAAGCAATATTAATGCGGGAATTGTACACCTTGTACACCATAACTCATCATCACTGTACACTGTGATACTTCAGTTGAAATTACTTCAAATCGGAGACATGTTTTGTCTTAGTCACCATTATTACTGCTGTATCTCACTGATCGTAATACAAAGCAAACTTGCTGGCAGCCTGTGGTGCCTTGTATGGGGGATGGTAGCCATGTGTACCATTAAGCCTCTTTGCTTTTCagacacatttttttatattgcCATGTATCTTTAATGTACATCATACAGGCACATAGATCATAATAGCATGGACTGACacacaatgtaggcctaccacaATAAGTACAACATTTTGTTAAACATTGTCTATTGTATCAATAAAATCATAAGTCACTGAAAACAAATGTGGTTGATAGAATACAATATGTGTGCATATGTGCCCTAATCAAAAACAAGTAGGCCTAGCATTCACAGAAATGTAATATCAGATGGCTATAGTCATTTGATTTATGTAATTAAATATGGTTTAACAAATAGTCCACGAATGTTCCAACCAATGATGTAAATAAACCCTGGATCGCAAATGCTATGTAATGGCCGTTGAGAGGCATTAAAGCCACAggtcggccatattggtactccccagtaggagcagacTTCCATAGGAAAGAATgcaaatgtttcaaggacaaaattacatgtattgaagtatttttgttgttgtactggggacagtaacattagtcatCTAAATTATCTAATTATTTAaggaattaaatatatatatttgttcatTTTTCATGCTTacctcacataatataatttaaaagtatgctttaaggtgtctgtaatagtaTAKATgtggcaaaaacgaatgtaggcattaataaatgcatttctactgCTCCCAAAATATTTGTACAACAGTGGGTGAGTGCCAAAATGGAGGcatggtggcttcaacacagcgcccccttTGGTCATCTAGTCACTAGTGTATGTATAAATCGTTGGTTCCAACTGAGCACTGTTTTCCGACTCTGTGAGAGAGTAACGCATGCTCAGTAGAGAGGATAAAAATGCAAGCATTCTGCTGAACATTTTATAGTCTACTGTATGTAGTCTACTGTTTTTTAGGCTGAGTGGCGCGCATGCCCCATGTCATAGTAAAGGAAAAGCATAATGAAGtctctctctcattgacctcAGTGCGCATGGTCATTGCTTTTGTATCATTTATGTCCGTCTGAGCAAGATCAGCTGCACTTCATGTATTGCAGAAATAAGTTTTACGGCGTTGAAGTAGGCTGTTTTCAAAGGAATCATCGGATAAGGAAACAGAATATGTCGGTAaataaagcaaagaaagtaaaaatgGCTACCAAATCATGTCCTGAGTGCGACCAACAGGTGAGAAAATGTATAGATATCGTTAATTTTTGGTATATTTTGACTTAGTGATAATGTTGTTTTTCCTCACAAGCATGGGATTTAAAGCCACTGTAGGCTGCTGAAATCCCATATGGTTGCCTATGAATTCAAGATCTGGAGCAACATAGTATAATCTAATGCAAATAATCAGACTAATCACTTAAATTAGTATATGCATTAGATCTRAACCACTATGTTACAATGTACATCAACTACAGCTAGTAATTGCAGACAACGACACGTTGGTTCGATTAACGAGTCGGAATGTTATCGCTCGCCAAATGTAGCTAGACGTTTCCTTATTTTTGATACACTGTAATACTGTAACCTGACTGAAACTGGTTTATCATCCTGATATGACTTACTCTAGCCTTAGAACAATATCGTGTGTTGAAATGTCTTTACATGTAGCTGCATTGCTGATATTTGATATATTGTAAAAATTAACATATTACACAAATACATCGTATTTTATACCAAGTGGCGACATTTGGATCTAGCATTTAGATCGTTTCTTGATGTTATTTCTGTAAACTGCATTGATTAATTGACTTATTTTCACAAATAATGTGTTGGTTACCAGTCTACATTCAATTTGAAAACGCTTTATTCATTAGAATGTTTTAATGTCACCGCTGTTGTCGGCACGTGTCCAAAATATGTGATGCGAGTTTCAGCTAGATTGCGCCAAGGATTTTTCCATGAATTACAAAGGACAGMCCTCTAATATCTCAAAATTGTTGGGCAGTATAGTTATCATGGGGGTTAACACTGGCTACGCCCTTGTTTAACTATAACAAACAAATTAATACTAAACAAGTTTATATAGCTTCTGCAATGTAGCCTATGCTTAATAAAGGACTTCATCAACACAGTTGCTACAATTTTGAGAAATATTTTATATTAACCATGTTTTATCCTGTTTCTTTTTTAGATTCCAGTTGCTTGCAAGTCTTGTCCCTGTGGCTATGTATTCATTAGTCGAAAGCTTCTAAATGCCAAACTGAATGAGAGATCATCACCAGCAATAGGTAAATTCACATAATTCAGGAGCCTAAAAATAGTTTATTTGATGTTCTCTTCACACACTCAGtgttacaatgtttattaaccTAGGTATTTTGGTTTATTATGAGCTTGTAATACATTCATATGAGATTGGGGATAAAGTAACCAGAATGTAATTGTATTKATACATGACTAAACTCAGCTAATGAACTGTATTCATCTTGTTCGTTATTGAATTGTCCGTTTTGTAATGAATTGTATTCATCTTGGTCATTATTGATTTGCCCCCGCCCCCTCCTCCCCAGTTCTCAGTTGGATGAGAGTATAATTtttgagtggtgcagtggtggcTGGCTTAAATCGCTATTTGCTTGAGTGAGAAGCCTACTGCAAGAAGTGGGGGGATGGGATATTTAATTCCTGACTGAAAAGCTTGTTCCCTCAGTTCTCTCTTGTAGGCTTCTGCAGTAGCATAAGGCAGCCTGTACCACTCTCTGTGAAAAGTTAGATCTTACATTTAGCGGTGGAGTTAGATCATGTTGTCTTTCATGAAATTGTACATTTTCAGAATACAGATATCTAACAGGATTTGATTAAACCATTTTCAAAAGGTGATTAGGAAAATAACTTAGAATACAGAATTGTTATATAACCCACGAAATGCCAGCTCATGCTGCTTTGATCCTGTCAAATATGGAAAGTGTGAGGATTAGATAGATAGAGGGTACAGAAGTAAATAGCTTAGTCAGTGTGCATGTCATCAATGTCACCAATGTGCTACTGCCCATAGCCTTAAATAGCTTAGTACTACTTTATTACCTGATAATAAACACATTTATGCAACGTTTTTTTTCATCCTTAGAAATGAGAACCAAACGTGAATCAATACAATGCTGCTGttttgatgtttaaagttggagTGAGTGGAATGCTAAATGTAGGCTcgtacttaaaaaaataaaaatctgggTAGGGGTGAAATCATCTATATAGGCTACCACAGTGCCTGAAGTTATGAATGGAATGTTAAACACAACATGCCTTTGTGAGAACTTTGGTTTTATTATACACTTAGTGTTAGACAGTTTAGGGAGTAGAATTACTCACATCTTCTCTCGATTTATGATACAATGTCATTAGTTTCACATGATACCGAATGAACTTTGAGGTATTGTAGTTAATAAGTATCTTGAAGGCAGTGAAGACTGCTTCCATTTGAAGAGGAAGGTGTATTGAATTTCAGCTCTGTGATTTTTAATGATGGGTTTTGGGTTCCACCTCTCCTTAAATAGTTAGTCTTTTTCCTCTCTGTGTAATTTTGGTACTTTTTTTGTAACTTTGAAACAGACACTAATAAAACATGATTATTGTTGAATATGAAGACTAAGGTTGCCCTGAGAACCTTTTTTTCTGGATAAAAGTGCAGagagttgtatttattttttgctcactCAGGATTCCTTAGTGGGAAGACCGTGTTATTTTTCGATTGCCTTTTTTAAATATAAGCTGTTCTTGACTATGAGACTATGAGTTTTGTCAGACTGTTGATTATGTTACAATTTTATGAAGATATTGTCAGTCTGAAGAGGAAGTGTGTTCCTGTTTGGGCAGGTTGTTGCTAAGGCTAGAATTCCTGGGATATTCTGAAGTTGTGTGTATTCTCACAGCAGAAACGTCGTTGAggtagaaaatatattttcaggCCTTGTCCAGACTTTGAAACACTCTATTGAATTTAATAGCAACGCTATTGCTATGCAATTATTACAGAGTTACTAAAAAACGATGCAATGATATGTTAATAGAATATTGTTAGTAGTGGGTTGCTACACAGTTATAAAGCGTTACCCTTTTGGGCACCAATTATTTGTCTATTTGTATCACTATTTTATCTGCCGCTTTCAATCCgtgcttatttttaaacctaaataCTCCCAAGTGCACACTCACTACCTACACCACTGAGGAAGCAGCAAATGTGGTAATTGAAGATTCTGAAGAGGAAGGTTTTTTAAAACGCCACTAGACAGAAACTCCCAGTGAAATATAGGCCTACTTCCTGCTCTGGTAATATGAACACTCCACAGAACACTCCACTGATTCAATGACTTAAAGTGGTTTTGAGGCAACAGCACACCTAGGATGCTAGATATGCAATGAAATCACAGGagttattctgttctgttcttatTCTGTTGTTATTTTAAGGCAGTATTGTTGGTGTGTTGGAGGTGGGGGGTTGGGAAGAGAGAAAAATTGGAGGCTAAGATGTTTAATACCATATGCCCTTCCCATACATTTTTCGCAACATACATTTAAACAGGAGTCATTGGCATAAGACAATTTGTCCTTAGGATGTATGATGCATTTGACACTGTGACATATTTGAAGGCCATACATTAGTATACATTCATATTTCATTTCCATATTGCATATTTTTAGTGCTAATACAATTGTAAAACTTATTTTTCTGGTCTATTCAGACAAGTTGGATGCAAAGAGGAGGAGAACTGAAAGAATTCGCAGAGAGAAGATCAACTCTCCGTCAACCAATGACATGGAGAACAGAAGGCGATGCCGCTCCAACAGCCAATCGGATCAGATCCGGAGAGGGCGGGGCAGGCCAAAGACAGTTGGGCTGaagaagcaggaggaggagaaaggtaaTACAAGAATAAAAAGCCTCTATCAGTGACACTCAATGACATGGTGCAGTTATGATGTACTAAGCGTTTCCAAGATACTTTCTAAGCTTTATTATTCATTGTTTTGTGCTGACACTTTTAGTCCAGTTTCAGTATTTTCCAGTCACAGGAGATAAGGCTGGTGATTAGTGCAGTACTGGGACAGAGCTGTGGGATTTGTGTTTGGATGAATGATTTACAGAGAGcgttgctctcttctctcactcatgAATAAATCATGGTGTCCCTGACTTTGCCTGTGCTTTAGCGGCTGATCTATGAGGAGAAATAACAATATGCATGTTTCTCCTCTGTTGAATACAGAAATTATGTTAATATATTGCACAAGGTTATTGTTGTCACATGCAAATGATGTATGTTTCTCAATGGTTTTTCTCTATTAACCAGGGATGTTGTTAATtcattttcttttgtgttttcttttacCAGAAAAATTTGAGAAAGAAGTTGATATCTATGCCAACCTCTCAGATGAGAAAGCATTTGTGTTTTCGGTGGCATTGGCCGAGATCAACCGAAAGATCCTGGGCCAAAGACTGATCCTATAGACAGACCGGATAGTTGCTGTGAGGGATTGACATGTGAAACCTAAGATTGTTACTGTGGAGAGACCCATGGATGACCACCACAGTGTGTCTAACAGGGTATGAACTCTGACCCAAAGAACTCCCTGTCGGATTGGTCGAAGCCTTGGGAAAATGGAGATGTTGGGGAACATGGAGAAGCAGGCAACTGTTCTGCTCAAGAGGAAGTGTTGGAACCAACTTCTATCTTTAGAGAGTAGCTTATGGAATTGGAGTGGGTAGGACATCTGAATATTTATCTTTTAATCaaattttatattatatatattagatGATATGGTATAGGTATAGGATTCATCACCTTGTCAACCAAGAAAGCTGTCAGTAACAAATGCAAAACATTTCTATTAAAAAAGGGCATAAATGTGTTGAAGTATGGAGGGCCATCCTAGCATTGTAACTGGCTTCTATAACGTTATTGGCTTGTACTGCTAGTAAACACTGTTTATTTAAGTCTAGATGCCATTGGAACATAATGTTCAATATATTTTGTATCATGCTTAGGGCTTTAGGAGAAGGCCTTGTACATTTGTATTTATAATGCTTGTGTACCATCTTAATTTAAGTGCATATTATTTTATCTTTTGTTTCATTATTGGTGACATTATATTAAATATGTAATATTTGACACCTGTCATTTAAATGTCAAAGGCAAATCCTCTTTAATGTGACTTCTTTTGTCATTAAAATAGATTAATCACAACCACCACTGTCAGATTTTGGGCCTTAATGAGCAAATGTTAGTTTTTATTTAAGAGTGTGTTGTACTTTGTTGATTTACTGCACATACACTACAGTACTAGTGAATGGTGTGTATTACCAACCCTCTCATGTCTATACGTTACCCTGCAGCAGGCAGTGAGGGATGGGCTGGGCCCCTGAGACACCTGTTTGTAACCTGCCCATTTCTCCTGGAGACAGCTGCTGCTGCCGTTTCTCCAGCTCTGCTCTGCCTCCCTCCACAGGGAAAGGCCCTGCCATTAACGGTTCATCCGTCTGGAACACATCCCAGTTTCCATGGAACTCTCAACAGATCTCAATCTCACAGGGTAATCCAGTTGGAGACATTTTCAACTGCCTGGCCTCTTTGTTCACCAAACTGTATTGTATACATGTATGAATGTACAGAAACATGCTCACATCATATCCTGGTTATTCATACAATGAGTGAAACCTGAGAGGAAACACTGCTGGCATTTGAATATGCAAAGCAGGGCTGTTAATGATGAGCTGTAATGACTTTCTTCTTGGTTAGGAAAAGGGTTCTGTGTGCTGTATTATTGACACCTCAGTCCTTGTGAGAAACTGTGGCCATTCAGTGAACTAGAAAGAGGCAATGCTCAGCATGCCCCCATGGGAAATACATCTGAGTAAAAACAAAAGACAGTGCTGTTCCTATAAGGGGAAAAGTAATTCATTAGAATCTAAGTGAAGTAATGCAAAGGTTATTTAAGAGTTGGATTAAAGAACTTTGACCCTTAAATTCCCTGAAATTGACAGAACCCAGATGGAGTTTCATAAGAGTAGGGCATTGGCAGTATATGGCTGTAAATGATCCAGGATGCATTTTTTATGTCATGGGAATTATGTGGATTGGCTGCCCTAAGACATTGTATTAATTCCCCCCAAATAGTCAgaggagacatacacacacacatacacacaatgaaAAAGGGATTCAGGGTGAACCCGGGATTTTCTTTCTTCTCAAAGCCATCATTAAAGCCTGCCTGTTGCAATGCAAAACCACAGGAGATGGGTGTCTACTTTCACATTGCGCCTCTGAGTCGAATACATTCAAACACTGAATAATGCACATCCATCCGCTATCTACAAGCACATTTGGAAAAAAAGGCATGATGATATTAGTCAACCACTGCTCCAAATACTGAAACTCAATCTTAATGATCTTTTCTGAGAAAATGACTKTTTTCTGTGAAATGTAGAACATGACTGATATAAGAATCGATTGTTAATGGAAATCACTCAGGCAGTCAGACCATATTTGGGTATTTTAAGGGCAGAAGGATAAAGGACGCTACCTGATGAGCACATTTCAGAAATGACACACTGTTCTGTGAGAAAGTTCCATGATGACAGTAAGACTGTTTGCAGATGGATCATTACTGCATATGGCTGGTAATGAGGCTGAAATGGACACACTGAGGCCAGGCTGGGCAGGGCTGTTAACGCCTGGCCCAGCCTGAATACTATGCCCTATTACCACATGCCCCAGGAACACTGAGATCCCTGGCTTTATATCTAACAGGAAATAGTGAAGTGAGCAATATTGAGCACCCAGGCCCATAGgcagaaagacggagagagagaagaggggtgtagggagagagagagagagacatgtgcaCACTAAAAGTCAGTTATTCTTACTCAAACAAAGTTGCTGTTTGTTCAGTGTGGAGTGTTCCCCAAGTCACATGACTCGCATGTGGTCTCATTAACCAGGGAGAGAGTTCTTTGTTCAGATCCTGGCGCATGTAACCTGGCTCCTTTCCAATGTAACATGAGATACTGTGTATTATTAGCTTTATATTCTTAAGGAATTTGAGGACAATTTTATTATAAAAATGATTAAACATACAGTAGCTAATACTCCTAacgttattattttttaaatcgaaTCTGTTCGGTTTATTATCTGCACAATATGATAGCTTGCATATAATCCATGCTTGTCAGGCGTGTTTGAGTATGTTGCCTACTGGTAAACAAATGTCAAACTGTGAACCACCCTCCTCATGTCCTGAGaccaacatttaaatgttttccctttctCTGCTATATACCCTACTCCCTTCATAACATGTGCAATTACTGCATGTAAATGTCAATATGAGTGCCTTTACACCgctgctcctctctgttgttatcatctatgcatagtcactttaataactgtacctacatgtaaatattacctgAACTAACtggtgcacccgcacattgactctgtaccgtacccccctgtatatagtctcactattgttattttactgctgctttttaattacttTTATTCCTTATtcctttttttaaactgcattgttggttaggttgctcgtaagtaagcatttcactgtaaggtctactacgcctgttgtattcggcgcatgtgactaatacaatttcatttgatttgatgtgctatacagaagacatggattgtgtaaagTGCACACTTTATCATCAAGTTTGTAAACATCAACACACAGTAAAAATAATGACATAATTCAACAAGAAGCCATTTGACAGGAAGAACATGATATTTCCCGCCTAATGGAAAAAGAAGCCTTATCATATAAGATAAGAAAGAGCCTCTAGACTGACTACAAGGGTTATGTGCTAGCATTCAGATAACCAACTGCTACAGTGATATACAGAGACCAGATTCACTGCCTGTCATTTGAGAAAAGGATTAATGCTGAAAGCCAAATCATTTGATTTATTCAAATGACAATTCAAAGCAGAACACATAAGATTTGAATTGTGTACAGTCCTTTTCTTTGGTATTGAAATGTTAATATGCTATGTAGTCTCTCTTTCGTCCACTGGAGGGCAATCCAGTGACATTATAATCAAGTGCTTAGTTGACAAAAATTACAGTAAGTGTTCATTTTTGTGAAATGGTGATCTCTCAGTCTCCTCTGCTATGACATCATATATGCCAGAAATAATTTAATTAAATGTCTTCAAATGAACAAACCTCACATGAAAAGTGGTTTATATAATTATAAGCCACTCCACTTCAAGGAACATTAGTCAGTCCAGCTATTTTTAATGAAACGGATTGATGGATGAAGAGAACATGAGAGGAATCTTCCGCCTTCGTTGCTTATTTCCTTCTCTGACTCTGGATTTAGATGTAAACGGTAAggaaagcagtggaggctgctgaggggaggatggctcataataatggctggaacggagtaaatggaatggcatcaaaccatgtgtttgatgtatttgataccgttccacttaTTGCGCTCCAGCCAGTATCACGAgccctgtcctccccaattaacgtgccaccaacctcctgtggtagaaACATCTCTTTCAATGAAATACTGGACAGTCATTCAGAAGTCCTAGCATCCAGGGGACCGCTACAGTAAGAGAACAGCACTGTAAACAACATGTTGTTTCAGGAGATGAAACGTCCCTGTTAAGTCTTGTTCGGGAGAATCATCCCGCTTTTCATTTATATCTAACAGTCATGTTAGAGTGCATGTGTATCCGTCTCGGAGGACTCAGTGGTCTGTTTTGACAAAAAAAAACCTTGGTCGTAGAGAACAGGACATTGAGTACCATTCCACATTAAGTGAGTCAGAGGCAGAGACAAGGACGACAGCATAGGCAGACACACACGTCAGGCATCCAAGAAAGACAGATTGTGTACAACTTAAGACAGAACGTGTAAAACTCTATACACACCAGTAATGACAACAGTTTGAATCATGCTGTTCACTTACCCACCAGCTGTCCTGTGATGTCTAAAGGCAGACAGTTAACTGAAGCATCATCCACATCAGAAGGAGGATTATGACATTGTAACAGTCCACCGCCACACCAGCCACACACTAGTACATGCTGTTCATAATAGATATGTCATATGTGTGGCTCAAGCACGTGTACATACACAGTGACACATTAACAGGTCAGCGATAATGAAAAtgtgcatcatcatcatcatcatcatcatcatcatcatcatcatcatcatcatctccttAGGACCATTGTGACATCATCCCTCTGGCGTGCATATCTCTTCCTGCATCATGGAGCTGACACTTCCCCTGCGGACACCAGAGCCTGCAGACAACACTCCCAAAATACCCTGCACTTCTAAACAAGGTGTTCTGTCTGAGGAGGAAAAAACTACAATGGGATGCTTGCCAGGAGGTGAAGACTTCTCCATTCCACCTAAAACCCTGTTGCTGCCAGGCTGAGAGGAGTCCTTTTTTTCCCTGAGTCTAAGACTTGGGTGGTTTTGAGGTTAAGACCAGCAACACGATGCCACTGCATTTGAGTGTTGGTGACGCACCTTCTGTTGCCCCAAAGCAGAGTTGTGTGGGATCAGATCCCTAACAGGttcacacatgcacgcactcaaaacacacacacacacacgcggaggGGTAAACAGGGTGGGGTAAACTGGTATTAACCTCAGTGGGGTGCAGAGAGAGGGCATTCGTGAGAGATCTGAGAACGGGCTCTCTTCACCTCAGACTAGGAATCATCCTCTCATCATCACTGGGTGGGAGGAGGACCCCCACAGAGACTTTCCAAAACAAAAAGGCCAATCTGAACCCCTATTAATAAAGCAGGACACTCACATTTCGTGCATACCCTTGCCTAATCTCAGGCAGCTGTTATCTCCCTGCAGGAAGTGCTCTTCGCTCAGGGCCCGGCTGTGGTGCTGGTGCAGTGCTGATATCAATACGGGAGGGGACAGGACAGGGATCCGGCTACAGCACAGGACGAGGCACCGGGCGATAAGATAGAGTTGTCTCTGTCAGTACCCATCTTTCTTTTCCACTATGTTTCAGTTCCCAGAGGGCCCGGCTTCCCCATTCTCCATAAGGCACAGAGACCCTGGTATGGAGAACCGTAGCTCCTAACCTTGGGTAGAGAGAAAGTGATGGGGACCTCCGTCTACAGAACTCTCCTTCTACGCACTGGAGGTTTCAGCGTGTCTGACTACATCCAAAAGTTTACGGTAAGAGACTTGGCTCTCATTGCTTTTGGGTGGAGGTTATACAAgctggttttatttttgtcattttattgAATCAGGTTTGTGGATGAAATGTCTGATGAGATTCAAGACAGACCATTGGTCACACAAGGCTGCCTAATAATGATAGGCATCTAATAAAAGATGCTAGACAAAACTAAATTAATTACTGACTAGACTCTAGAACATTTATGTTTTATTCTTTTATTCATAAGGGCCAGGGGTTACATAATATTGAAACACAAATCATTATACactcaaagaaaacaatgcaTCAGCATCACtgaacagaaacaaacaaacagcctCGTGCTCAAAATCACATTAGTGCTCGGTCAGTGAAGCGAGACCAAGTCACATTTACTGTCCCATATCTAACTCCTTTAGTTTTTAGCATTGCCCTTAACACAGCATGGGAACATGGGGGAATGTTATTTGGAGTCGGTCAGGTGGAAAAGAACATTTGGGAGAGGAGTGAGTTATTACGTCTGAGTCTTGTTTTCTCAATTACCATTTAAGTCCTTGAATTAAGACTTTTCTTGTGAAGTAATACTTTTTCTTTTATGTTCTTAAATAATATGTGAAGCATAGCACTCAGGGTTAGATAACTTGTTCAACAAGCTTGCCGAAAACATGACTTATTGcagaaaaaaagttgtatttttgaAGGTCTGTTTTTGTCTATCCATATCAAAATGGATAGAGGAAAATATCAAAATTATCTTCAGGAAAATTAtaaacagtttgtgtgtgtgtgtgtgtgtgtgtgtttttgtgtgttcctcagaggaggaaggggaggaccatcctccttagTGAATTTCatcaaataaaaatagtgaaacattaaaaaagttaccctttttagataaaactatacaaaatatattcacatcaccaaataattaaaacacactgttttgccatgaaggtctacagtagcctcaaaggCATTCTGTaaagtagcaccatggtgtagccggaggacagttagtttccgtcctcctctgggtacattgacttcattacaaaacctaggaggcttgtaGTTCTCAGCCCCTTCCATAGATTTAcaaagtaattatgacaacttccggaggacgtcctccaacctaccagagctcttgcagcatgaactgacatgttgtccacccaatcaaagatcagagaatgaatttagtactgaaagcataagctacagctagctagcacttcagtgcatacaatgtggtgagtagttgactcaaagagaYagaaagacaatagttgaacagttggCTATCCAAAACTGGAATTCTCCCAAGTCAAGGTAAGATTTTGGCTTTATACATTTATTGCCACTGGTGCCCGCCGGTGtagctgctaaactgcttgctgttgaCTGTACACtgcactgcatgattgtagcaggtttaataacgtgttagttctagtagctacagtatgttgactatgactttaacatggtgacaacgatgtacgCTGTGTGGGAtcattctgccaattctgttgaaaaacatttcttaaacggaagcaaacggatcgaaacagggataaacatacctgaatttgtccattagaaactcttgtttgcaactgttggactaatgaatacaccctagattagctagatgcaggcaagagtgtgcaaggcggtattgaatgtgtcaatgtctgtcacctcgaTTACTCacatttgtctctcgacctgtgtacctacaatgtaaacattaattcataggctaggttgtagcaaccaaACGATGGGTATAGTGAAAATTCGACTTTCATGCACtatcctaaacctatcgatgttatattga
It includes:
- the LOC111969253 gene encoding UPF0547 protein C16orf87 homolog; its protein translation is MYCRNKFYGVEVGCFQRNHRIRKQNMSVNKAKKVKMATKSCPECDQQIPVACKSCPCGYVFISRKLLNAKLNERSSPAIDKLDAKRRRTERIRREKINSPSTNDMENRRRCRSNSQSDQIRRGRGRPKTVGLKKQEEEKEKFEKEVDIYANLSDEKAFVFSVALAEINRKILGQRLIL